The following are encoded in a window of Bacteroidota bacterium genomic DNA:
- a CDS encoding arginine deiminase family protein, translating to MPVSQESPVLNQSDAVPPIKLGVNSETGILQQVIVHTPGEEMAQVSPEKLHDLLFEDILHLQDARREHQLMSRVFRKIVGRHDAVLQISSLLGEALQHNDARDEFVESLCAVSQSANLQAFESELKLLSPENLKHFALTGESELPIHAHPIPNLMFTRDVAAVVGDSIILSHPATTARARESIIMRVVIHHHPAFKGCQKKIIDLPEGVTFEGGDFLVVNEKVVLIGNSERTSFGGVINIARALFEKTSIEHVVMVTLPAERACMHLDTVFTFASPEECVYFPPLIKNIPHGNVVRFSKSDSKEKFNIEICDDLQLELQRILGHEVKFIPCGGADPLSQRREQWTDGANFFALAPGLVIGYERNMHTFEEMSKRGYRVVTAEGFLSYYEESDYSPGEKMAIKLEGNELSRGRGGPRCMTMPLARKPL from the coding sequence ATGCCCGTGTCACAGGAATCTCCCGTATTAAACCAATCTGACGCCGTACCCCCCATCAAGCTAGGTGTTAACTCTGAAACAGGTATTCTTCAGCAAGTCATTGTGCACACGCCGGGGGAAGAGATGGCCCAGGTGTCACCCGAAAAACTGCACGACTTGCTCTTTGAAGACATCCTGCATTTACAAGATGCACGACGCGAGCACCAGCTTATGAGCAGGGTCTTCAGGAAAATTGTAGGCCGGCACGATGCTGTCCTTCAAATCTCTTCGCTGCTTGGCGAAGCCCTCCAGCACAACGACGCACGCGATGAGTTTGTGGAATCTTTGTGTGCCGTCTCCCAGTCGGCTAACCTGCAAGCTTTCGAAAGCGAATTGAAATTGCTTTCACCGGAGAACCTCAAACACTTTGCGCTAACAGGCGAATCTGAATTGCCTATTCACGCACATCCCATCCCCAACCTGATGTTTACCCGGGATGTAGCTGCAGTTGTTGGAGATTCGATTATACTGAGTCACCCTGCTACAACAGCCCGTGCTCGTGAAAGTATCATTATGCGGGTAGTGATTCATCATCACCCGGCATTCAAAGGCTGTCAGAAAAAAATCATTGACCTTCCCGAAGGTGTGACCTTTGAGGGGGGCGACTTCCTGGTTGTCAACGAGAAAGTTGTACTCATTGGCAACTCCGAGCGCACCTCATTTGGCGGCGTCATCAACATTGCCCGCGCCCTTTTTGAGAAAACCTCAATTGAACACGTAGTCATGGTCACTCTGCCGGCCGAACGGGCCTGCATGCACCTCGACACTGTTTTCACGTTTGCTTCTCCTGAAGAATGCGTCTACTTCCCTCCCCTGATTAAAAACATCCCCCACGGCAACGTTGTCCGGTTTTCGAAGTCGGATTCAAAAGAAAAGTTCAACATTGAAATCTGCGATGACCTGCAGTTAGAATTGCAGCGCATTCTGGGCCATGAAGTTAAATTTATCCCCTGCGGCGGAGCAGATCCGTTGAGCCAGCGGCGCGAGCAGTGGACAGATGGCGCCAACTTTTTTGCCCTGGCACCCGGACTTGTTATCGGATATGAGCGTAACATGCACACCTTCGAGGAGATGAGTAAACGAGGTTACCGCGTTGTGACTGCAGAAGGATTTCTTTCGTATTACGAAGAAAGTGATTACAGTCCGGGTGAAAAAATGGCCATCAAACTGGAAGGCAATGAGCTTTCCCGCGGCCGAGGCGGCCCGCGTTGCATGACGATGCCCCTTGCCCGAAAACCCCTGTAA
- the tadA gene encoding tRNA adenosine(34) deaminase TadA: MSLSLLLEPDKRWMKMALREAERAMEEKEIPVGAVVVHRGTLVGRGHNMVEQLNDPTAHAEMIAITAACETLGVKYLKECSLYVTLEPCPMCAGAMVWAKLERLVFGAFDSKAGGASTIYNIPQDHRLNHHVDIVSGVEAEPAASMLRSFFQQRRRQA, translated from the coding sequence ATGAGCTTATCTCTCCTCCTTGAACCAGACAAACGCTGGATGAAAATGGCGCTACGCGAAGCAGAGCGCGCCATGGAAGAAAAGGAAATCCCTGTTGGGGCAGTCGTTGTACATCGGGGCACCCTCGTAGGCCGTGGCCACAACATGGTAGAGCAGCTCAATGACCCAACAGCGCACGCGGAGATGATTGCGATCACCGCTGCTTGTGAAACGCTTGGGGTTAAATACCTGAAAGAGTGTTCGCTGTACGTCACCCTCGAACCCTGTCCGATGTGTGCCGGCGCTATGGTATGGGCCAAGCTGGAGCGCCTCGTCTTTGGGGCATTTGACTCGAAAGCTGGCGGAGCGTCAACCATTTACAACATCCCCCAGGACCACCGGCTGAATCACCATGTGGACATTGTATCCGGCGTTGAGGCAGAGCCTGCAGCCAGCATGTTACGGTCGTTTTTCCAGCAACGCCGGCGACAGGCTTGA
- a CDS encoding DinB family protein: MTSETVVAFLEGKDNHLDPMRVLNQCSWEIAGEVVGAAPHTIYRILNHMTYWQTLFLARIDGKEGPSPDSPSAGWPGQLKPESEMDWQQAVARFEQGFDRAMTLAKTGDLGVLCPTFRNMTMAEGLVFLAQHNNHHLGQIITLCQVMGHWPQPKDVWDAY; encoded by the coding sequence ATGACGTCAGAAACCGTAGTTGCTTTTTTGGAGGGTAAAGACAACCACCTGGACCCAATGCGGGTGTTGAACCAGTGTAGCTGGGAAATAGCCGGCGAAGTGGTCGGCGCGGCGCCGCATACCATTTACCGTATTTTGAACCACATGACTTACTGGCAAACCCTGTTTCTGGCGCGCATCGATGGAAAAGAAGGCCCTTCCCCCGATTCGCCCTCAGCGGGATGGCCAGGGCAGCTAAAACCTGAAAGTGAAATGGACTGGCAGCAGGCCGTAGCCAGATTCGAGCAAGGATTTGACCGCGCGATGACCCTGGCAAAAACAGGAGACCTCGGTGTGCTGTGCCCTACATTTCGAAATATGACGATGGCGGAGGGCCTCGTTTTTCTGGCACAGCACAACAACCACCATCTGGGTCAGATTATAACATTGTGCCAGGTAATGGGTCACTGGCCCCAACCCAAAGACGTTTGGGATGCGTATTAA
- a CDS encoding YpdA family putative bacillithiol disulfide reductase translates to MYDVLIVGAGPVGLACAIEAKRAGLRAKIIEKGALANSLTGYPLNMEFFSTAELLEIGDHPFPTRRTKPSREEALTYYQKVAAIEALDINLFERVITIAGEDGNFTVTTTKASYQTRKVVAVTGFFDYPNTLNVPGDALPKVTHYFVEPYRYARQHVAIIGAKNSAAKAALRCHRAGAQVTMIIRSEAVSEKVKYWIRPDLVNRIKEGAITAYYNTTLTEITPTELHLNTHEGPKVIPNDWVIAMTGYQPDFAFLQLIGVTLNTDEYRTPVHDPNTFETARKGLFLAGTVCGGLRTSRWFIENGRHHAKLIMQYIAHGIVGDITSIPDPVAENINA, encoded by the coding sequence ATGTACGATGTCCTCATAGTTGGTGCCGGCCCGGTTGGGTTGGCCTGTGCAATAGAAGCAAAACGGGCAGGCCTCCGCGCCAAGATAATTGAGAAAGGAGCGCTTGCAAACTCTCTGACCGGGTACCCCCTGAACATGGAGTTTTTCTCAACTGCTGAGTTGCTGGAAATTGGCGACCATCCGTTTCCAACGCGTCGCACCAAACCTTCGCGGGAAGAGGCATTGACCTATTATCAAAAGGTTGCGGCTATCGAGGCGCTCGACATCAACCTGTTTGAGCGCGTTATCACGATTGCTGGCGAAGATGGCAACTTCACCGTGACAACAACCAAAGCCTCCTATCAAACCCGCAAAGTGGTAGCTGTAACAGGGTTTTTCGATTACCCGAATACACTAAATGTGCCGGGCGATGCCTTGCCCAAAGTTACGCACTATTTTGTAGAGCCCTATCGGTATGCTCGACAACATGTGGCTATTATTGGGGCAAAAAACTCGGCTGCCAAAGCTGCGCTAAGGTGCCACAGAGCCGGTGCACAGGTTACCATGATCATTCGGAGCGAAGCGGTATCCGAAAAAGTAAAATACTGGATCCGCCCAGATCTCGTCAATCGCATCAAGGAAGGCGCCATCACGGCATACTACAATACAACCTTGACGGAGATTACCCCTACCGAGCTTCACCTAAACACCCATGAAGGCCCGAAAGTTATTCCCAACGATTGGGTTATAGCAATGACAGGATATCAACCAGATTTTGCATTCCTGCAGCTTATTGGCGTCACGTTGAATACAGACGAATACCGTACGCCTGTGCACGACCCAAATACCTTTGAAACTGCGCGCAAAGGCCTCTTCCTTGCCGGCACTGTTTGCGGCGGTTTAAGAACCAGCCGGTGGTTTATTGAAAATGGCCGGCACCATGCAAAGCTAATCATGCAATACATTGCACACGGTATTGTAGGAGATATCACCTCAATTCCTGACCCGGTTGCCGAAAACATAAATGCCTAG
- the serA gene encoding phosphoglycerate dehydrogenase has translation MGQTVLITDAVAPVCIDLLEKEGFTVNLQLKKSPEELKAFAKEADGWIIRSGTKITDELIDATEGLQVIGRAGVGVDNVDLGAATRKGILVINAPDGNTVSTAEHTCAMLMALARRIPQANASLAGGAWDRKAFTGAELEEKTLGVIGIGKIGRAVAQRMQGFGMKVLGFDPVLSQEAAERLGIQLVDLDTLFSSSDFITVHTPLNDATRGIVGEANLAKCKPGVRVVNCARGGIVDEKALLAALESGQVGGAALDVYSQEPPPEGLEGLLRHPNVVATPHIAASTGEAQEKVARQITEQVMLALKGKPVSTAVNAMAIKMAGQREVQPFLRLAEKLGRIARQLSNGKLKGVKVSSQGDVPHRYAEVISIAVLKGMLDDVLSEPVNLINATVLADNMGLKIEEQRGTSAGSFNNLIEVHLQTADGERKVGGTVFGADDPRLVSVDEYDVEVKLEGRLLFYKNEDRPGMVAAVGGILAEADINIGVLQLGRTGGRGGIALTALSVDDDIPAEVVGNIEALDGVRGVKLVYL, from the coding sequence ATGGGCCAGACAGTTTTGATTACCGATGCGGTAGCGCCGGTATGTATTGATTTATTGGAGAAAGAAGGGTTTACCGTTAATCTTCAGCTGAAGAAATCTCCGGAAGAACTGAAGGCATTTGCCAAAGAAGCGGATGGCTGGATTATACGGAGTGGTACCAAAATCACCGACGAACTTATCGATGCTACCGAAGGCCTGCAAGTCATTGGCCGTGCGGGTGTAGGGGTGGATAATGTAGACCTTGGTGCAGCCACCCGTAAAGGCATTCTGGTGATCAACGCACCCGATGGCAATACGGTATCTACGGCTGAACATACCTGTGCGATGCTTATGGCGCTGGCGCGTCGCATTCCACAGGCCAACGCTTCGCTTGCCGGCGGAGCGTGGGACCGGAAAGCATTCACAGGGGCTGAACTCGAAGAGAAAACCCTCGGTGTAATTGGCATTGGTAAAATTGGGCGTGCTGTTGCCCAGCGCATGCAGGGGTTTGGTATGAAAGTACTCGGATTTGACCCAGTACTATCACAGGAAGCCGCAGAGCGTTTGGGCATACAGCTGGTGGATTTGGATACCCTCTTTTCGAGTAGCGACTTTATTACGGTGCATACCCCACTCAACGATGCAACGCGTGGGATTGTAGGCGAAGCCAACCTGGCAAAATGTAAGCCTGGTGTCCGCGTAGTGAACTGTGCCCGAGGCGGTATTGTTGACGAAAAAGCCCTGCTCGCTGCACTCGAAAGCGGACAGGTTGGTGGCGCTGCACTTGATGTGTACTCGCAAGAGCCTCCTCCCGAAGGACTGGAAGGGTTGTTACGGCATCCAAATGTGGTTGCAACACCGCATATTGCCGCATCTACCGGGGAAGCACAGGAGAAGGTAGCGCGGCAGATTACCGAACAGGTTATGCTAGCCCTGAAAGGCAAGCCAGTGAGTACAGCTGTGAATGCAATGGCAATCAAAATGGCCGGCCAACGCGAGGTGCAGCCTTTTTTGCGTCTCGCAGAAAAACTGGGTCGTATCGCACGGCAGCTTTCCAATGGCAAACTGAAAGGTGTCAAGGTATCAAGCCAGGGGGATGTGCCTCACCGCTACGCGGAAGTGATCAGTATTGCCGTGCTTAAAGGCATGCTTGATGATGTTTTGAGTGAGCCGGTGAACCTTATTAATGCTACGGTACTGGCAGACAACATGGGGCTCAAAATTGAAGAGCAACGCGGCACCTCTGCCGGCAGCTTCAACAACCTCATCGAAGTGCACCTGCAAACCGCTGATGGCGAGCGTAAAGTTGGCGGTACCGTTTTCGGCGCGGATGATCCGCGGTTGGTTAGTGTAGATGAGTATGATGTCGAAGTGAAACTGGAAGGCAGGCTCCTCTTCTATAAAAATGAAGACCGCCCGGGGATGGTTGCTGCTGTTGGAGGCATCCTGGCTGAAGCTGACATCAATATTGGCGTTTTGCAACTCGGTCGTACCGGTGGCCGTGGTGGGATTGCCCTGACAGCGCTCAGCGTTGACGATGATATTCCGGCGGAAGTGGTTGGGAATATCGAGGCACTGGACGGCGTACGGGGGGTCAAACTGGTTTATTTGTAG
- the yihA gene encoding ribosome biogenesis GTP-binding protein YihA/YsxC yields the protein MKIKDAKFVKGAASWSGLTTDGLPEVAFVGRSNVGKSSLINMLVGRKALARTSNTPGKTQEFNYYLVNNSLYFLDLPGLGYAKVSKVQRDKWERLIVQYLTSREPLRLVIHLVDCRHDPTRHDQNIMASMKGVQVPYLIVLSKGDKLSKNKQAAAVKRLKKVFKELQVDVPFVLSSAKARSGRDEIWRWIQDVAV from the coding sequence TTGAAAATTAAAGACGCAAAATTTGTCAAAGGTGCAGCAAGCTGGTCGGGATTGACAACAGACGGCTTGCCCGAAGTGGCTTTTGTCGGGCGCTCGAATGTGGGGAAAAGCTCGTTAATTAACATGCTTGTGGGCCGAAAAGCCTTGGCTCGCACAAGCAACACACCAGGTAAAACGCAGGAGTTCAATTACTACTTGGTCAACAACTCGCTCTACTTTCTGGATTTGCCAGGTCTGGGGTATGCAAAGGTTTCAAAAGTGCAGCGAGACAAGTGGGAACGGCTCATCGTACAATACCTTACCTCACGAGAACCGCTACGCCTCGTGATTCATCTGGTCGACTGCCGGCACGATCCTACGCGCCACGACCAGAACATTATGGCCAGCATGAAAGGGGTGCAAGTACCCTATCTCATTGTGTTATCCAAGGGTGACAAGCTATCCAAAAACAAGCAGGCAGCCGCAGTCAAGCGACTGAAGAAGGTATTCAAGGAACTACAAGTTGACGTACCTTTTGTCCTGTCTTCCGCTAAAGCCCGAAGTGGACGCGACGAAATCTGGCGATGGATTCAAGACGTAGCTGTTTGA
- the sucD gene encoding succinate--CoA ligase subunit alpha, translating to MSILVGKDTRLIVQGFTGKEGSFHAEQMIEYGTPLVGGVTPKKGGQKHLDRPVFNTVAEAVKEEGANTSIIFVPPPFAADAIFEATDAGIEVIVCITEGIPVRHMIPAYDYVKKKGATLIGPNCPGLITPGEAKVGIMPAMIFSPGPIGLISRSGTLTYEAVDQLTREGLGQSTAVGIGGDPIIGTRHIDALRLFEKDAATEAVVLIGEIGGTAEEEAAEYIKAEMTKPVFAFIAGATAPPGRRMGHAGAIISGGKGSAEDKFAALEDAGAVVVKNPALIGETVKQHLSTAV from the coding sequence TATTTTAGTTGGTAAAGATACACGCCTGATTGTTCAGGGCTTTACAGGCAAGGAAGGGTCCTTCCACGCTGAGCAAATGATCGAATACGGTACGCCACTCGTTGGTGGTGTAACCCCGAAGAAAGGCGGACAGAAACACCTGGATCGCCCTGTATTCAACACGGTAGCTGAAGCGGTTAAAGAAGAAGGTGCAAACACATCAATTATCTTTGTGCCCCCTCCGTTTGCAGCTGACGCAATTTTCGAAGCAACTGATGCTGGCATCGAAGTAATCGTTTGTATTACAGAAGGTATTCCCGTTCGCCACATGATTCCGGCGTACGACTACGTAAAGAAAAAAGGCGCAACCTTGATTGGGCCTAACTGCCCGGGCCTGATCACACCGGGAGAAGCCAAGGTTGGTATTATGCCGGCAATGATTTTCTCGCCAGGCCCCATTGGTCTTATTTCGCGTTCTGGTACGCTGACATACGAAGCAGTCGACCAGCTCACACGTGAAGGCCTCGGTCAGAGTACAGCTGTTGGTATCGGTGGTGATCCTATCATTGGTACGCGGCACATCGACGCGCTCCGCCTCTTTGAGAAAGATGCTGCAACGGAAGCTGTTGTGCTGATTGGTGAAATTGGCGGTACGGCTGAAGAAGAAGCTGCAGAGTATATCAAAGCTGAAATGACCAAACCTGTGTTTGCGTTTATTGCAGGTGCTACAGCGCCTCCAGGACGCCGCATGGGCCACGCCGGCGCAATTATTTCCGGTGGCAAAGGTTCAGCTGAAGACAAGTTTGCTGCATTGGAAGATGCCGGTGCCGTAGTAGTGAAAAATCCCGCGCTCATTGGTGAAACTGTTAAGCAGCACCTGAGCACGGCTGTGTAA